A genomic region of Anas acuta chromosome 25, bAnaAcu1.1, whole genome shotgun sequence contains the following coding sequences:
- the KRT222 gene encoding keratin-like protein KRT222 isoform X1 has translation MELSQLLREIRAKYETLITRNQIKTIISARTQLEAATVKRMDKDAEALKAARAELCEARRQWHHMQIEIESLHAVEKGLERSLRATEQQYHMQLQNLEAEIECLEKELQEVRRGIEKQLREHEILLNTRMKLEEEIATYRSLLEQEESRYRCSIPNQKDDKKPTTSKITFMLPSNGVKKHETEKVELMTKQAVLDGNIMKESAEAHGTIQTEKVDEVIKEWEGSFFKDNPRLRKKSVSLRFDLHLAATDEGCLHTKQKTLPDIEVRLVMRRSCSIPSIKP, from the exons ATGGAACTGTCCCAGCTCCTCCGTGAGATCAGGGCAAAGTATGAAACGCTCATCACCAGAAATCAGATAAAGACCATCATCTCAGCAAGGACCCAG CTAGAAGCAGCTACAGTTAAAAGAATGGACAAAGATGCAGAAGCATTAAAGGCAGCCAGAGCAGAACTCTGTGAAGCCAGGCGGCAGTGGCACCATATGCAGATCGAAATTGAATCTCTCCATGCCGTG GAAAAGGGTTTGGAACGTTCATTGCGTGCCACAGAGCAGCAGTACCACATGCAACTACAGAATTTAGAAGCTGAGATTGAATGTTTAGAGAAAGAGCTACAGGAAGTGAGAAGAGGTATTGAGAAGCAGCTTCGAGAGCATGAAATTCTCCTGAACACTAGGATGAAACTCGAGGAGGAAATAGCAACGTACCGCAGTCTGCTTGAACAGGAAGAGAGCAG gtaTCGTTGCTCTATACCTAATCAAAAGGATGACAAAAAGCCTACCACTAGCAAGATTACCTTTATGCTGCCTTCAA atGGTGTAAAGAAGCATGAAACTGAGAAGGTGGAattgatgacaaaacaagcagtCCTAGATGGAAATATTATGAAGGAAAGTGCTGAAGCTCATGGCACTATACA aacagaaaaagtgGATGAAGTTATTAAAGAATGGGAAGGTTCTTTCTTTAAGGACAACCCACgcttaaggaaaaaatcagtttcactGCGCTTTGATCTCCACCTAGCAGCAACCGATGAAGGATGTTTGCACACTAAACAGAAAACTCTTCCAGACATTGAAGTCAGGCTGGTAATGAGGAGGTCGTGCAGTATCCCTTCTATCAAACCTTAA
- the KRT222 gene encoding keratin-like protein KRT222 isoform X2, with the protein MDKDAEALKAARAELCEARRQWHHMQIEIESLHAVEKGLERSLRATEQQYHMQLQNLEAEIECLEKELQEVRRGIEKQLREHEILLNTRMKLEEEIATYRSLLEQEESRYRCSIPNQKDDKKPTTSKITFMLPSNGVKKHETEKVELMTKQAVLDGNIMKESAEAHGTIQTEKVDEVIKEWEGSFFKDNPRLRKKSVSLRFDLHLAATDEGCLHTKQKTLPDIEVRLVMRRSCSIPSIKP; encoded by the exons ATGGACAAAGATGCAGAAGCATTAAAGGCAGCCAGAGCAGAACTCTGTGAAGCCAGGCGGCAGTGGCACCATATGCAGATCGAAATTGAATCTCTCCATGCCGTG GAAAAGGGTTTGGAACGTTCATTGCGTGCCACAGAGCAGCAGTACCACATGCAACTACAGAATTTAGAAGCTGAGATTGAATGTTTAGAGAAAGAGCTACAGGAAGTGAGAAGAGGTATTGAGAAGCAGCTTCGAGAGCATGAAATTCTCCTGAACACTAGGATGAAACTCGAGGAGGAAATAGCAACGTACCGCAGTCTGCTTGAACAGGAAGAGAGCAG gtaTCGTTGCTCTATACCTAATCAAAAGGATGACAAAAAGCCTACCACTAGCAAGATTACCTTTATGCTGCCTTCAA atGGTGTAAAGAAGCATGAAACTGAGAAGGTGGAattgatgacaaaacaagcagtCCTAGATGGAAATATTATGAAGGAAAGTGCTGAAGCTCATGGCACTATACA aacagaaaaagtgGATGAAGTTATTAAAGAATGGGAAGGTTCTTTCTTTAAGGACAACCCACgcttaaggaaaaaatcagtttcactGCGCTTTGATCTCCACCTAGCAGCAACCGATGAAGGATGTTTGCACACTAAACAGAAAACTCTTCCAGACATTGAAGTCAGGCTGGTAATGAGGAGGTCGTGCAGTATCCCTTCTATCAAACCTTAA